One Brassica napus cultivar Da-Ae chromosome C2, Da-Ae, whole genome shotgun sequence DNA window includes the following coding sequences:
- the LOC125581376 gene encoding protein MIZU-KUSSEI 1-like produces MATPPLTPRMLTPTTLSPLGSPRAKKSTATVMPEITLEQPSSKTNKSPGSKSTKLFRRVRSAFRSLPIMSPMCKLPMGGARLHENHVHGGTRVTGTLFGYRKTRVNLAVQENPRSLPILLLELAIPTGKLLQDLGVGLVRIALECEKKPSEKTKIVDEPIWALYCNGKKSGYGVKREPTEEDLVVMQMLHAVSMGAGVLPVTSGGGGGGEGDLTYMRAHFERVIGSRDSETYYMMNPDGNSGPELSIFFVRV; encoded by the coding sequence ATGGCAACACCACCGTTAACACCAAGGATGCTAACACCAACAACACTATCACCTCTCGGCAGCCCACGCGCCAAAAAATCAACTGCCACCGTAATGCCTGAGATCACACTCGAGCAGCCCTCAAGCAAGACCAACAAATCCCCTGGCTCCAAATCGACAAAACTCTTCCGCCGCGTCCGCTCCGCCTTCCGCTCCCTCCCCATCATGTCCCCGATGTGCAAACTCCCCATGGGAGGCGCGCGTCTCCACGAGAACCACGTCCACGGAGGGACGCGCGTCACGGGGACGCTCTTCGGGTACCGCAAAACGCGCGTGAACCTGGCGGTCCAGGAGAACCCGCGCTCCCTCCCGATCCTCCTCCTGGAGCTGGCCATCCCCACGGGGAAGCTGCTCCAGGATCTTGGCGTTGGACTCGTGAGGATCGCGCTAGAGTGCGAGAAGAAGCCGAGCGAGAAGACGAAGATTGTTGACGAGCCGATATGGGCGTTGTACTGTAACGGGAAGAAGTCCGGGTACGGGGTGAAGAGGGAGCCCACGGAGGAGGATTTGGTTGTGATGCAGATGCTTCATGCTGTTTCGATGGGAGCTGGTGTGTTGCCGGTGACTAGTGGAGGAGGAGGGGGAGGAGAAGGTGATTTGACTTATATGAGAGCGCATTTTGAGAGAGTGATTGGGTCGAGAGACTCGGAGACTTATTACATGATGAACCCTGATGGTAACAGTGGTCCTGAGCTCAGTATCTTCTTCGTTCGGGTTTAA
- the LOC106422601 gene encoding cytosolic sulfotransferase 15, translating to MTKTMATSSIKTLPIMAIPNFNVCHKLELLKEDGKSLAPKRQEGEREDEELSYEFQEMLESLPKERGWRTRHLYLFQGFWCQSKEIQAIMSFQKHFKPLQNDVVIATIPKSGTTWLKALTYTLLNRHRFDPVSSNTDHPLLTSNPHDLVPFFEYKLYANGDVPDLSGLASPRTFATHVPFGSLKDSIEKPGVKVVYLCRNPFDTFISSWHYTNSIKSESVSPVSLDEGFDMYCRGLIGFGPFWEHMLGYWKESLKRPDKVLFLRYEDLKQDIESNLKKLASFLGVPFTEEEEGKGVTKAIVALCSFESLKKLEVNKAGKSIKNFENRHLFRKGEVSDWINYLSPPQAERLSALVDDKLGGTGLTFRYC from the coding sequence atgaCAAAGACAATGGCGACCTCAAGCATCAAGACCCTTCCAATCATGGCGATTCCAAACTTCAACGTGTGCCACAAGCTCGAGCTCCTCAAAGAAGATGGCAAAAGCCTAGCCCCGAAACGCcaagaaggagaaagagaagacgAAGAGCTAAGCTACGAGTTCCAAGAGATGTTGGAGTCTCTTCCTAAGGAGAGAGGTTGGAGAACTCGTCACCTTTACCTATTCCAAGGCTTTTGGTGCCAATCCAAGGAGATTCAAGCTATCATGTCCTTCCAAAAACATTTCAAACCGCtccaaaacgacgtcgttatTGCTACCATACCAAAATCCGGTACAACATGGTTAAAAGCTTTAACTTATACACTCCTTAACCGACACCGGTTTGATCCGGTTTCCTCAAACACTGACCACCCTCTCCTTACATCCAACCCTCATGACCTAGTACCTTTCTTTGAGTACAAGCTTTACGCGAACGGAGACGTTCCTGACCTTTCCGGTCTAGCCAGTCCAAGGACATTCGCAACACACGTCCCTTTCGGTTCTCTGAAGGATTCCATCGAGAAACCTGGCGTGAAGGTCGTGTACTTATGTCGGAACCCGTTCGACACATTCATCTCCTCGTGGCATTACACCAACAGCATAAAGTCGGAGTCGGTGAGTCCAGTCTCGTTGGACGAAGGGTTTGATATGTACTGCCGAGGACTGATAGGGTTTGGTCCGTTTTGGGAACACATGTTGGGATACTGGAAAGAGAGCTTGAAGAGACCTGACAAAGTCTTGTTCTTACGCTACGAAGATCTCAAACAAGACATAGAGTCTAACTTGAAGAAGCTTGCAAGTTTCTTGGGCGTTCCTTTcacggaagaagaggaaggaaagGGTGTTACGAAGGCAATCGTGGCGCTGTGTAGCTTCGAGAGTTTAAAGAAGTTGGAGGTGAACAAGGCGGGCAAATCGATCAAGAACTTTGAGAATAGGCACTTGTTTAGGAAAGGAGAAGTGAGTGATTGGATTAACTACCTGTCCCCTCCACAAGCTGAGAGATTGTCAGCGTTAGTGGATGACAAGTTAGGTGGAACTGGTCTTACCTTCAGGTACTGCTGA
- the LOC106422613 gene encoding protein MAINTENANCE OF PSII UNDER HIGH LIGHT 1-like: MSCTSNVLLSPNGCVLPSPKPLGRFLSAKSCGRKLCVSVVRASSDDPDCNAEECAPDKEVGTVSMEWLAGEKTKVVGTFPPRKRGWTGYVEKDTAGQTNVYSIEPAVYVAESAISSGTAGSSSDGAENTAAIVGGLALIALASASSILLQVGKDAPARPKAVDYRGPSLSYYINKFKPTETVQASAPSLTAAPPVAQQETSLPETMASEAQPEEASSVPTTSST; the protein is encoded by the exons ATGTCTTGCACTTCTAATGTCTTGCTATCCCCAAACGGCTGCGTTTTACCATCTCCCAAGCCTCTTGGCAGATTCCTCAGCGCCAAGTCCTGCGGAAGGAAACTTTGCGTCTCCGTCGTTAGAGCTTCTTCCGATGATCCTGATTGTAATGCCGAGGAATGTGCTCCCGACAAAGAG GTTGGGACAGTGAGTATGGAATGGTTAGCTGGAGAAAAGACTAAAGTGGTGGGAACGTTTCCACCAAGGAAGCGTGGTTGGACTGGCTATGTTGAGAAAGATACTGCTGGTCAGACTAATGTTTACTCTATTGAG CCTGCAGTGTATGTAGCAGAGAGCGCCATAAGTTCAGGTACTGCAGGATCTTCGTCCGATGGGGCTGAGAACACAGCAGCAATCGTAGGAGGTCTTGCACTCATCGCACTCGCTTCCGCTTCCTCTATACTCCTCCAAGTCGGAAAAGACGCCCCTGCTCGACCAAAAGCGGTGGATTACAGAGGACCGTCTCTTAGCTACTACATCAACAAGTTCAAACCTACAGAAACTGTTCAAGCTTCTGCCCCTTCACTCACGGCAGCTCCACCGGTGGCTCAGCAAGAGACCTCACTGCCGGAAACTATGGCTAGTGAGGCTCAACCTGAGGAGGCGTCTTCTGTTCCTACAACAAGTAGCACCTAA